Proteins encoded within one genomic window of Cellulomonas xiejunii:
- a CDS encoding multicopper oxidase family protein gives MRVSRAAAAVAAAALVVAGLSACGGVSVSPVDVPETFDAPLPVPPLAPSHVGADGTRTFRLTAQEGTTRFVPGVDTPTWGFDGDLLGPTLRASRGEQVAVEVRNTLPEATSVHWHGMHLPAAMDGGPHQPVEPGATWRPTWRIDQPAATLWYHPHPHGRTEEHIYRGLAGFFLLDDPAAADVGLPDEYGVDDVPVVVQDRKLDADGDLDLSGGGELGVLGSLVTANGVRGAYLEATTQRVRLRLLNGSTARTYAFGFADDREVLQVASDGGLLPEPVPTTRVQLSPGERAEVVVTVAPGERVRLRSYPPDLGRVVAGYAMGANDTFDVLELRAAQDLAPSPPVAATLTTLEPLPEATVTRTFDLQGRQINGRRMDMDRVDATVEKGATELWEVRNLDLFPHNFHVHDVQFRVLDIDGEAPPPALAGAKDTVYLEPRRTYRLVMRFEDHADPTTPYMFHCHLLLHEDEGLMGQLVVVEPGGTASPAPHHHP, from the coding sequence GTGAGGGTGTCCCGCGCGGCGGCCGCGGTCGCCGCGGCGGCCCTGGTCGTCGCCGGGCTGTCCGCGTGCGGTGGCGTGTCCGTGTCGCCCGTCGACGTGCCCGAGACGTTCGACGCCCCGCTGCCCGTACCGCCGCTCGCGCCGTCGCACGTCGGCGCCGACGGGACGCGCACGTTCCGGCTCACCGCGCAGGAGGGCACCACCCGGTTCGTGCCGGGCGTCGACACCCCGACCTGGGGGTTCGACGGCGACCTGCTGGGCCCGACCCTGCGGGCGTCCCGCGGCGAGCAGGTCGCCGTCGAGGTCCGCAACACGCTGCCCGAGGCGACGAGCGTGCACTGGCACGGCATGCACCTGCCCGCGGCGATGGACGGCGGTCCCCACCAGCCCGTCGAGCCCGGCGCGACCTGGCGCCCGACGTGGCGGATCGACCAGCCCGCCGCGACGCTCTGGTACCACCCGCACCCGCACGGCCGCACCGAGGAGCACATCTACCGAGGGCTCGCCGGGTTCTTCCTGCTGGACGACCCGGCTGCGGCGGACGTCGGCCTGCCCGACGAGTACGGCGTGGACGACGTCCCCGTGGTCGTGCAGGACCGCAAGCTCGACGCGGACGGCGACCTCGACCTGAGCGGTGGCGGCGAGCTGGGCGTCCTGGGGTCGCTCGTCACGGCCAACGGCGTGCGCGGCGCCTACCTGGAGGCGACGACGCAGCGCGTGCGGCTGCGCCTGCTCAACGGGTCGACGGCACGGACGTACGCGTTCGGGTTCGCCGACGACCGCGAGGTGCTGCAGGTCGCCAGCGACGGCGGGCTGCTGCCGGAGCCGGTCCCGACGACGCGGGTGCAGCTGTCCCCCGGCGAGCGCGCCGAGGTCGTCGTGACGGTGGCACCGGGCGAGCGCGTGCGCCTGCGGTCGTACCCGCCGGACCTGGGGCGCGTCGTCGCGGGCTACGCGATGGGCGCGAACGACACGTTCGACGTCCTGGAGCTGCGCGCCGCGCAGGACCTGGCACCGTCACCGCCCGTCGCCGCCACGCTGACGACGCTCGAGCCGCTCCCGGAGGCGACCGTGACCCGCACGTTCGACCTCCAGGGACGGCAGATCAACGGTCGACGCATGGACATGGACCGCGTCGACGCGACCGTCGAGAAGGGCGCGACGGAGCTCTGGGAGGTCCGCAACCTCGACCTGTTCCCGCACAACTTCCACGTCCACGACGTGCAGTTCCGGGTCCTCGACATCGACGGCGAGGCACCACCGCCCGCGCTCGCGGGCGCGAAGGACACCGTGTACCTCGAGCCGCGGCGCACGTACCGGCTGGTCATGCGCTTCGAGGACCACGCGGACCCGACCACGCCGTACATGTTCCACTGCCACCTGCTGCTGCACGAGGACGAGGGCCTCATGGGTCAGCTGGTCGTCGTCGAGCCGGGAGGAACGGCCTCCCCGGCGCCGCACCACCACCCCTGA
- a CDS encoding helix-turn-helix domain-containing protein, with protein sequence MVELDAVLGAVGPRLRSLREHREATLADVAAVTGISVSTLSRLESGLRRPTLELLLPLARFHEVTLDELVEVPAGDDPRVVPHPTVRHGVTYVPLTRRTEGPRAYRLVYPPRTPAEVGEPRVHDGYEWLYVLSGTLRLVLGGRSLDLVAGEAAEFDTRVPHWLGNVSDGPVEVLALYGPQGERMHVRARPRRRDA encoded by the coding sequence ATGGTCGAACTGGATGCGGTGCTCGGCGCGGTCGGTCCCCGGCTCCGGTCGCTGCGGGAGCACCGGGAGGCGACCCTCGCCGACGTCGCGGCCGTCACCGGCATCTCGGTCAGCACCCTGTCCCGCCTGGAGTCCGGGCTGCGGCGTCCCACGCTCGAGCTGCTGCTCCCGCTCGCGCGCTTCCACGAGGTGACTCTCGACGAGCTCGTCGAGGTCCCCGCGGGTGACGACCCGCGCGTCGTGCCGCACCCCACCGTGCGCCACGGCGTGACGTACGTGCCGCTGACCCGGCGCACCGAGGGACCGCGCGCGTACCGGCTGGTCTACCCGCCGCGGACGCCCGCCGAGGTCGGCGAGCCGCGCGTGCACGACGGCTACGAGTGGCTCTACGTGCTGAGCGGCACGCTGCGCCTCGTCCTGGGCGGCCGGTCGCTCGACCTCGTCGCGGGGGAGGCCGCCGAGTTCGACACCCGCGTCCCGCACTGGCTGGGCAACGTGTCCGACGGCCCGGTCGAGGTCCTGGCCCTCTACGGACCCCAGGGCGAGCGCATGCACGTGCGGGCGCGTCCGCGGCGTCGCGACGCCTGA
- a CDS encoding AEC family transporter encodes MAAVLSALGTMGAVVALGWVLGRWRVLGERAAPVLARVVFAVAAPALLLATVARADLHLLVSRTAVVTWSCTALVALLAVVVLRLVWRRSPADVTVGTLSSSYVNAGNIGLPLAVYLLDDPVAVVPTLLFQLLVLAPVAFAVLDAHPAGSHATPARREGSPVPVGLRVAAVARRTVSNPIIVATLTGLVLAALPWSLPDVVLQPFTLVGAAAAPLALITFGMSLAVPRGTGASAPRRDLALAVGLRSVVHPVLTWGVGTALGLPAPALLAVVAMAALPTAQNVLVYAMQYRHGEALARDAGLVTTVLCVPVLLVVAATLG; translated from the coding sequence ATGGCAGCCGTCCTGTCCGCGCTGGGCACGATGGGCGCCGTCGTCGCCCTCGGCTGGGTGCTGGGACGGTGGCGCGTGCTGGGCGAGCGGGCCGCGCCGGTGCTGGCGCGCGTGGTGTTCGCCGTCGCGGCGCCGGCGCTGCTGCTCGCGACCGTCGCGCGCGCCGACCTGCACCTGCTCGTGTCGCGCACGGCCGTCGTGACGTGGTCGTGCACCGCGCTCGTGGCCCTGCTCGCGGTCGTCGTGCTGCGCCTGGTGTGGCGCCGCTCCCCCGCGGACGTCACCGTGGGCACGCTGTCCTCGTCGTACGTCAACGCCGGGAACATCGGCCTGCCGCTGGCGGTGTACCTGCTCGACGACCCCGTCGCCGTGGTCCCGACGCTGCTGTTCCAGCTCCTGGTGCTGGCGCCGGTCGCGTTCGCCGTCCTGGACGCGCACCCCGCGGGCTCGCACGCCACCCCCGCGCGCCGGGAGGGCAGCCCGGTCCCCGTCGGGCTGCGGGTCGCGGCGGTCGCCCGACGCACGGTGAGCAACCCGATCATCGTCGCGACGCTCACCGGGCTGGTGCTGGCGGCGCTCCCCTGGTCGCTGCCGGACGTCGTCCTGCAGCCGTTCACCCTCGTCGGGGCCGCGGCCGCGCCGCTCGCGCTCATCACCTTCGGCATGTCGCTCGCCGTCCCGCGGGGCACGGGCGCCTCGGCGCCGCGGCGCGACCTCGCGCTGGCCGTCGGGCTGCGCTCGGTCGTCCACCCCGTGCTGACGTGGGGCGTCGGCACGGCCCTGGGGCTGCCCGCGCCCGCGCTGCTCGCGGTCGTCGCGATGGCCGCCCTGCCGACGGCGCAGAACGTGCTCGTCTACGCGATGCAGTACCGCCACGGGGAGGCGCTCGCGCGCGACGCGGGTCTGGTGACGACGGTGCTGTGCGTGCCGGTGCTGCTGGTCGTCGCGGCGACGCTCGGCTGA
- a CDS encoding class I SAM-dependent methyltransferase yields MTDDPGSTEELDPAWWEDRYRTLDRVWSGHVNPTLAQVAADLTPGTALDAGAGEGADALWLAERGWRVTAVDASQTALDRGAAQAAARGLDVTWQQADLRTWTPSARYDLVTSHYLHAEGGRGWAWLADAVAPGGTLLVVGHDPSDVDGPVPRPHLARLGYTAEQVAADLDPTQWRTIEPRVVERTHRHDGVDVPVRDAVLVARRR; encoded by the coding sequence ATGACCGACGACCCCGGCAGCACCGAGGAGCTCGACCCCGCGTGGTGGGAGGACCGGTACCGGACCCTCGACCGCGTGTGGAGCGGGCACGTGAACCCGACGCTCGCCCAGGTCGCGGCCGACCTGACCCCCGGGACGGCCCTGGACGCGGGCGCCGGCGAGGGCGCCGACGCGCTGTGGCTCGCCGAGCGCGGGTGGCGCGTCACGGCCGTCGACGCGTCGCAGACGGCACTGGACCGGGGCGCCGCGCAGGCCGCCGCACGCGGCCTCGACGTCACGTGGCAGCAGGCGGACCTGCGCACGTGGACGCCCTCGGCACGCTACGACCTGGTGACGTCGCACTACCTGCACGCCGAGGGCGGGCGCGGCTGGGCGTGGCTCGCCGACGCGGTCGCCCCGGGCGGCACGCTGCTCGTCGTCGGGCACGACCCGTCGGACGTGGACGGCCCCGTGCCGCGGCCCCACCTCGCGCGGCTGGGCTACACGGCCGAGCAGGTCGCCGCAGACCTCGACCCGACGCAGTGGCGCACGATCGAGCCTCGGGTCGTCGAGCGCACGCACCGGCACGACGGCGTCGACGTCCCGGTCCGCGACGCGGTCCTGGTGGCACGCCGCCGCTGA
- a CDS encoding NAD(P)/FAD-dependent oxidoreductase: MTTEPLAPVDVLVLGGGAAGLSAALCLGRSRRSVRVLDAGEPRNAVADRAHNLLTHDDTPPTEILAAGRAEVERYGVQVVPTRVVEARRLPGDEPAFEVRTGDGAAHRARRLVLASGLRDELPDVPGLRERWGRDVLHCPYCHGWEVRDRRLAVLASGSSAVHRALLVRQLSDDVTVVLDDSFDPDADERADLAARGVRVAAGRVTGVRVEGDALTGLLLADGTAVPCDAVFVAPRAVLADAVVDGLGLATDPVGSPDEDLGRAVRVDGAGATSVPGVWAAGNVTGPQHALASSIAAGSAVGAQVNLALVTADLAAARA; the protein is encoded by the coding sequence ATGACCACGGAGCCCCTCGCCCCCGTCGACGTCCTCGTGCTCGGTGGCGGTGCCGCCGGGCTGTCCGCCGCGCTGTGCCTCGGCCGGTCCCGCCGCAGCGTGCGTGTCCTCGACGCCGGCGAGCCGCGCAACGCCGTCGCGGACCGCGCGCACAACCTGCTCACCCACGACGACACCCCGCCCACCGAGATCCTCGCGGCCGGCCGCGCCGAGGTCGAGCGGTACGGCGTGCAGGTCGTGCCGACCCGCGTCGTCGAGGCCCGCCGCCTGCCGGGCGACGAACCGGCATTCGAGGTCCGCACCGGCGACGGGGCCGCGCACCGCGCGCGTCGGCTCGTCCTGGCCTCCGGCCTGCGCGACGAGCTGCCCGACGTCCCGGGCCTGCGCGAGCGCTGGGGGCGCGACGTCCTGCACTGCCCGTACTGCCACGGCTGGGAGGTGCGGGACCGCAGGCTCGCGGTCCTCGCGTCGGGCTCCTCGGCCGTCCACCGCGCGCTGCTGGTCCGTCAGCTGAGCGACGACGTGACGGTCGTCCTGGACGACTCCTTCGACCCGGACGCCGACGAGCGCGCCGACCTGGCGGCCCGCGGCGTGCGGGTCGCGGCAGGGCGTGTCACCGGAGTGCGCGTGGAGGGCGACGCACTGACCGGTCTGCTCCTCGCGGACGGCACGGCGGTCCCGTGCGACGCGGTCTTCGTCGCGCCGCGCGCGGTCCTCGCCGACGCGGTCGTCGACGGCCTCGGCCTCGCGACCGATCCCGTCGGCTCGCCGGACGAGGACCTCGGCCGCGCGGTGCGGGTGGACGGTGCGGGCGCGACCTCGGTCCCGGGCGTGTGGGCCGCGGGCAACGTCACCGGGCCGCAGCACGCGCTGGCGTCGAGCATCGCAGCCGGATCGGCCGTGGGGGCGCAGGTCAACCTGGCGCTCGTCACGGCCGACCTCGCCGCCGCCCGTGCCTGA
- a CDS encoding response regulator has product MITVVLVDDQELLRAGLRSLVERDGDIRVVGDAATGRQGVARVRELRPDVVLMDVRMPDLDGIEATRAIVADPALADVAVLVLTTFDEDENVFAAIRAGAAGFLLKDVAPDELRQAVRTVAAGEALLDPAVTRRVMRAAAATPPPSDASRLSGLTEREREVLREVGRGRSNQEIAASLYLSPATARTYVSRLLTKLDARDRSQLVVLAYETGLVGGGPTP; this is encoded by the coding sequence ATGATCACCGTCGTGCTGGTCGACGACCAGGAGCTGTTGCGCGCGGGCCTGCGCAGCCTCGTCGAGCGCGACGGCGACATCCGCGTCGTCGGGGACGCCGCCACCGGGCGCCAGGGCGTCGCGCGCGTGCGCGAGCTGCGGCCCGACGTCGTCCTCATGGACGTCCGCATGCCCGACCTCGACGGCATCGAGGCGACCCGCGCGATCGTCGCCGACCCCGCGCTCGCGGACGTCGCGGTGCTGGTGCTCACGACGTTCGACGAGGACGAGAACGTGTTCGCCGCGATCCGCGCTGGCGCCGCCGGGTTCCTGCTCAAGGACGTCGCCCCCGACGAGCTGCGGCAGGCGGTGCGCACGGTCGCCGCGGGCGAGGCGCTCCTGGACCCGGCGGTCACGCGGCGGGTCATGCGGGCCGCCGCCGCAACGCCGCCGCCGAGCGACGCGTCCCGCCTGTCCGGGCTCACCGAGCGGGAGCGCGAGGTGCTGCGCGAGGTCGGCCGGGGCCGGTCCAACCAGGAGATCGCCGCGAGCCTGTACCTGAGCCCCGCGACCGCGCGCACCTACGTCAGCCGCCTGCTCACCAAGCTCGACGCGCGCGACCGCTCGCAGCTCGTGGTCCTCGCGTACGAGACGGGCCTGGTGGGCGGGGGCCCGACACCCTGA
- a CDS encoding ArsR/SmtB family transcription factor, whose translation MTSATGTTDVVAVCAALGDETRWQVLTEVGRGEASASALAERLPVTRQAIAKHLAVLAEVGLVEPVRAGREVRYRAVGARLGLLARTLEAVGARWEERLAAIARLAESPPR comes from the coding sequence GTGACGTCCGCGACCGGCACGACCGACGTGGTCGCGGTGTGCGCCGCCCTCGGTGACGAGACGCGGTGGCAGGTGCTCACCGAGGTCGGTCGCGGGGAGGCGTCGGCCTCGGCGCTGGCCGAGCGCCTGCCGGTGACGCGGCAGGCGATCGCCAAGCACCTCGCCGTGCTGGCCGAGGTGGGTCTCGTCGAGCCCGTGCGCGCCGGACGTGAGGTGCGCTACCGCGCCGTCGGTGCGCGCCTCGGGCTGCTCGCGCGGACGCTCGAGGCCGTCGGCGCGCGCTGGGAGGAGCGCCTGGCCGCGATCGCACGTCTCGCGGAGTCCCCGCCGCGCTGA
- a CDS encoding ABC transporter ATP-binding protein, translating to MSSTRAVLQATDVWAGYGGPPVLAGVDLTLRPGDAVGLLGRSGVGKSTLVEILGGGMRPGQGHVTLDGVPVAKTPRRKRKDVKARLRTVHQNGIAGVDIQRTVEETILDAFKEARKAGRTTNNDVEAALAVVGLPIRFVTRRVGTLSGGERQRIAIARALATRPDVLLLDEPLTAVDQTMREEVADEVRALVRADGIGLLVASHDVRLLERLTDHVLVLAEGTIVESGPLREVLRDPQHPDTKALVEALPDAVGGQPRR from the coding sequence ATGAGCAGCACCCGTGCAGTCCTGCAGGCCACCGACGTCTGGGCGGGGTACGGCGGACCGCCCGTGCTGGCGGGGGTCGACCTCACGCTGCGCCCCGGCGACGCCGTCGGCCTGCTCGGCCGCTCGGGTGTCGGCAAGTCCACGCTGGTGGAGATCCTCGGCGGGGGCATGCGGCCCGGGCAGGGGCACGTGACCCTCGACGGCGTGCCCGTCGCCAAGACGCCCCGCCGCAAGCGCAAGGACGTCAAGGCGCGTCTGCGCACGGTCCACCAGAACGGCATCGCCGGCGTCGACATCCAGCGCACCGTCGAGGAGACGATCCTCGACGCGTTCAAGGAGGCCCGCAAGGCCGGCCGGACCACGAACAACGACGTCGAGGCCGCCCTGGCCGTCGTCGGTCTGCCCATCCGGTTCGTCACCCGCCGGGTGGGGACGCTGTCCGGCGGGGAGCGGCAGCGCATCGCCATCGCCCGCGCGCTGGCCACCCGGCCGGACGTGCTCCTGCTCGACGAGCCGCTGACGGCCGTCGACCAGACCATGCGCGAGGAGGTCGCCGACGAGGTCCGCGCGCTCGTGCGCGCCGACGGCATCGGCCTGCTCGTCGCGTCGCACGACGTGCGGCTGCTGGAGCGGCTGACGGACCACGTGCTGGTCCTGGCCGAGGGCACGATCGTCGAGTCCGGGCCCCTGCGCGAGGTGCTGCGCGACCCGCAGCACCCGGACACCAAGGCGCTCGTCGAGGCCCTGCCCGACGCGGTCGGCGGGCAGCCGCGCCGCTGA
- a CDS encoding sensor histidine kinase, with product MRPPPAGTRATDLGLAVGTVAVVALTIGAGVAAERAPSPVPYAFALGFGAVLLARRRWPVAVLVVTVLGIFAYYALGFPAIGQALPAAAALYSAAELGRTRVALVVGAVLVGVAAYFRIAEGLPATYLLSYELLTNVALVAAAVALGVSVRVRREARADQERLRVAALAEQAADAERRLEAQRVRIARDLHDSIGHTVAVIAVHAGVAAEAVGRDDALVTSSIAQVRDATRSTLRELRATVRLLRTTGDDPARGAVGLAGVPALAASARAAGLDVDVRLDVPDGTLDGAIGAAAYRIVQEALTNVLRHADARRVDVEACVTDGWLDLRVRDDGTGPGGRGPGDGQGLRGMAERAGLLGGTLTSGPADGGGFVVHARLPARLDA from the coding sequence GTGAGACCCCCACCTGCAGGGACGCGCGCCACCGACCTCGGGCTCGCGGTCGGCACCGTCGCGGTCGTCGCGTTGACCATCGGCGCCGGCGTCGCGGCCGAGCGCGCGCCGTCACCCGTCCCCTACGCCTTCGCGCTGGGCTTCGGGGCCGTGCTCCTGGCGCGCCGGCGGTGGCCCGTGGCCGTCCTGGTCGTCACCGTGCTCGGGATCTTCGCGTACTACGCGCTGGGCTTCCCCGCGATCGGCCAGGCGCTGCCGGCCGCTGCCGCGCTGTACTCGGCGGCCGAGCTGGGGCGCACCCGCGTCGCCCTGGTGGTCGGGGCCGTGCTCGTCGGGGTCGCGGCGTACTTCCGCATCGCCGAGGGCCTGCCCGCCACGTACCTGCTGAGCTACGAGCTGCTGACGAACGTCGCGCTCGTCGCGGCGGCGGTCGCGCTGGGGGTCAGCGTGCGCGTGCGCCGGGAGGCGCGGGCCGACCAGGAGCGGCTGCGCGTCGCGGCGCTGGCGGAGCAGGCGGCGGACGCCGAGCGCCGGCTCGAGGCGCAGCGCGTGCGCATCGCGCGAGACCTGCACGACAGCATCGGGCACACCGTGGCCGTCATCGCGGTCCACGCGGGCGTCGCCGCGGAGGCCGTCGGGCGGGACGACGCCCTGGTGACCTCGTCGATCGCGCAGGTCCGCGACGCGACGCGCTCCACGCTGCGCGAGCTGCGCGCCACCGTGCGGCTGCTGCGCACCACGGGGGACGATCCCGCGCGCGGTGCGGTCGGGCTCGCGGGCGTGCCGGCCCTCGCGGCCTCCGCGCGCGCCGCGGGGCTCGACGTCGACGTGCGGCTCGACGTGCCCGACGGCACCCTCGACGGTGCGATCGGCGCCGCCGCGTACCGGATCGTGCAGGAGGCGCTGACGAACGTGCTGCGGCACGCGGACGCGAGGCGCGTCGACGTCGAGGCGTGCGTCACCGACGGGTGGCTCGACCTGCGGGTGCGTGACGACGGCACCGGCCCGGGCGGGCGCGGGCCGGGCGACGGCCAGGGGCTGCGCGGCATGGCCGAGCGGGCCGGGCTGCTCGGCGGGACGCTGACGTCCGGACCCGCGGACGGCGGCGGGTTCGTCGTGCACGCCCGCCTGCCTGCGAGGCTCGACGCATGA
- a CDS encoding beta-galactosidase — MPADVRIRYGADYNPEQWPQDVWDEDVRLMRAAHVTTATVGVFSWSRLEPRPGEYDFAWLDDVLGRLHAGGVRVVLATATASPPAWFAARYPDSLPVTEDGVRLAFGSRQQYSPSSPDYLRHALALVEQVASRYADHPALEMWHVNNEYGCQVSRSYDAHSATAFRAWLARRYGDVEELNRAWGTEFWSQRYGSFDEVGVPSAAPATRNPTQVLDFRRFSSDAMLALHQAEVEVIRRYSPDVPVTTNFMGFFEGADYWAWAPFVDVVSDDAYPDPVDPAAYVRLAAQRDLVRGLGGGRPWLLMEQATGAVNWRARNAPRPRGQHRAQSLQAVARGADGVLHFQWRQSASGAERFHSAMVPHAGPDSRAFRDVVALGEELAGLTDLIGSRVSAHVALVLDWDSWWALEQDAVPTRVEYVERFLDWYAPFLRRGVTVDVVPAGADVVGYDLVVAPVLHVARGAHLEALDAYVRGGGHLVVTYASAVVDEDLRVHLGGYLGPLQGTLGVRVEELAPTAGPGGSPGPALRLTGGLEGAASLWQDVLVVDDAEVVATFADGYAAGGAAVTRREHGDGVAWYVATQPAADVLDALVDRVLGEADVAALFAAPVQGVEAVRRGDRLVVVNHTGAPVSVDVAGTRTDLAAHDARVLPADPA; from the coding sequence GTGCCCGCTGACGTCCGCATCCGCTACGGCGCCGACTACAACCCGGAGCAGTGGCCGCAGGACGTCTGGGACGAGGACGTGCGCCTCATGCGCGCCGCCCACGTCACGACCGCCACCGTCGGCGTGTTCTCGTGGTCGCGCCTCGAGCCGCGACCCGGGGAGTACGACTTCGCGTGGCTCGACGACGTGCTCGGGCGCCTGCACGCCGGGGGTGTCCGTGTGGTGCTCGCGACCGCGACGGCCTCCCCGCCCGCCTGGTTCGCCGCGCGGTACCCCGACTCCCTGCCCGTGACCGAGGACGGCGTGCGGCTGGCCTTCGGCTCACGGCAGCAGTACTCGCCGTCGTCCCCGGACTACCTGCGGCACGCGCTCGCCCTCGTCGAGCAGGTCGCCTCGCGCTACGCCGACCACCCGGCGCTGGAGATGTGGCACGTCAACAACGAGTACGGCTGCCAGGTGTCGCGCTCGTACGACGCGCACAGCGCAACGGCCTTCCGTGCGTGGCTCGCGCGCCGCTACGGCGACGTCGAGGAGCTCAACCGTGCCTGGGGCACGGAGTTCTGGTCGCAGCGGTACGGGTCCTTCGACGAGGTCGGCGTGCCGTCCGCCGCACCCGCGACCCGCAACCCGACGCAGGTGCTCGACTTCCGGCGCTTCAGCTCCGACGCGATGCTCGCGCTGCACCAGGCCGAGGTCGAGGTGATCCGCCGGTACAGCCCCGACGTGCCGGTCACCACCAACTTCATGGGCTTCTTCGAGGGTGCGGACTACTGGGCGTGGGCGCCGTTCGTCGACGTCGTCAGCGACGACGCGTACCCGGACCCCGTCGACCCCGCCGCGTACGTGCGGCTCGCGGCGCAGCGTGACCTCGTGCGCGGGCTCGGCGGCGGCCGGCCGTGGCTGCTGATGGAGCAGGCGACCGGCGCCGTGAACTGGCGTGCGCGCAACGCGCCGCGTCCGCGCGGGCAGCACCGGGCACAGTCCCTGCAGGCGGTCGCGCGCGGTGCCGACGGCGTCCTGCACTTCCAGTGGCGGCAGTCGGCGTCGGGGGCCGAGCGGTTCCACTCGGCGATGGTGCCGCACGCCGGCCCGGACTCGCGGGCGTTCCGGGACGTCGTCGCGCTGGGGGAGGAGCTGGCGGGTCTGACGGACCTGATCGGCTCGCGCGTGAGCGCGCACGTCGCGCTGGTCCTGGACTGGGACTCCTGGTGGGCGCTCGAGCAGGACGCGGTGCCGACGCGCGTCGAGTACGTCGAGCGGTTCCTCGACTGGTACGCGCCCTTCCTGCGGCGCGGGGTCACGGTCGACGTCGTGCCGGCCGGTGCCGACGTCGTCGGGTACGACCTCGTCGTCGCGCCCGTCCTGCACGTCGCGCGCGGGGCGCACCTGGAGGCGCTGGACGCGTACGTGCGCGGGGGTGGGCACCTGGTCGTGACGTACGCGTCGGCCGTGGTCGACGAGGACCTGCGGGTCCACCTCGGCGGGTACCTCGGGCCGCTGCAGGGGACCCTCGGCGTCCGGGTCGAGGAGCTGGCGCCGACCGCCGGCCCGGGCGGCAGCCCCGGCCCCGCACTGCGGCTCACCGGCGGGCTGGAGGGTGCGGCCTCCCTGTGGCAGGACGTGCTGGTGGTGGACGACGCGGAGGTCGTCGCGACGTTCGCCGACGGGTACGCGGCGGGCGGTGCGGCCGTGACCCGGCGCGAGCACGGGGACGGCGTCGCCTGGTACGTCGCGACGCAGCCCGCGGCCGACGTCCTCGACGCCCTGGTCGACCGGGTGCTGGGCGAGGCCGACGTGGCGGCGCTGTTCGCCGCACCCGTCCAGGGAGTCGAGGCCGTGCGGCGCGGCGACCGCCTCGTCGTCGTGAACCACACCGGCGCCCCCGTGAGCGTCGACGTCGCGGGGACGCGCACGGACCTGGCCGCCCACGACGCCCGGGTGCTGCCCGCCGACCCGGCCTGA
- a CDS encoding SRPBCC domain-containing protein translates to MTQHQTTALVDDPTSTVTRTVRVDAPPARVFEVLTREDLVAQWFGQRASLPDLRVGATGTLGWDGQDDVPVRIEAYDPPRRFAFAWPGCGGDLTDATALTVTFTLEPDGDGTLLTVVETGFDKLGDERLRQLADHRDGWTSELDELVRLVRDGVAA, encoded by the coding sequence ATGACCCAGCACCAGACCACCGCCCTCGTCGACGACCCCACGTCGACCGTGACCCGTACGGTCCGCGTCGACGCCCCGCCCGCCCGCGTCTTCGAGGTCCTCACGCGCGAGGACCTCGTCGCGCAGTGGTTCGGCCAGCGGGCCTCGCTGCCGGACCTGCGCGTCGGCGCGACCGGCACCCTCGGGTGGGACGGTCAGGACGACGTGCCCGTGCGGATCGAGGCGTACGACCCGCCCCGCCGCTTCGCGTTCGCGTGGCCCGGCTGCGGTGGTGACCTGACGGACGCGACCGCCCTGACCGTGACCTTCACGCTCGAGCCCGACGGCGACGGGACGCTGCTCACGGTCGTCGAGACCGGGTTCGACAAGCTCGGCGACGAGCGGCTGCGCCAGCTCGCGGACCACCGCGACGGCTGGACGTCCGAGCTCGACGAGCTCGTGCGGCTGGTGCGCGACGGGGTCGCGGCGTGA